DNA from Methanospirillum lacunae:
GAATGATCATTCAGAACTGTCCGGTCTGTATCGATGGGGAACCAACAGAGCGGGAGGAGGTCTCGGGGTACCGCAACCTAGAGCGTGTTGAGACAAACACGGTCAGGGGTGGAATGGCTCTTGTCATTGCTGAGGGGCTTATCCTGAAAGCTCCCAAAGTGATGCGTAATGTGAAGAAGATGAAGATGAGTGGGTGGGACTGGCTCGAAAACCTGATGCAGTCCACTACTCCTTCAGGGTCTGATCACGAGGAGAAAGAGGTTGGTATCCATCCAAAAGACAAGTTTCTCCGTGATCTTATCGGTGGAAGGCCGGTCTTTGCATACCCGATGCGAAAAGGAGGATTCAGGCTGGTGTACGGGAGATCGCGAAACACCGGTCTTGCAGCCGGTGGGCTTCACCCTGCAACTCTTCACATCCTCGGGGATTTTCTTGCAGTCGGAACACAGATGAAGACTGAACGGCCTGGAAAAGCCGCTGGTATTTCACCGGTTGACTCTATCCAGGGGCCCACCGTCAGGCTGATCAACGGGGATGTGCTCAGGATTGATGATGCTAAGCAGGCACGTGAAATTTCCCCGCAGGTTGCTTCAATCCTTGATGTGGGAGAGATTCTTCTCAGCTACGGCGAGTTCATGGAGAATAACCATGTTCTTGTCCCATGTGCCTACTGTGAGGCATGGTGGCACCTGGAAGGTGGGGTTGGTCATCCCACAAGCGAGGAGGAGGCTCTCTCCTGTTGCGAGGCTGGAGCATATCTCCATCCTGACTTTACTCTCCTCTGGGATGATGCAAAGCCGGAGGAGATCAGGGAACTTGCCGAATACATAAACAAACACGGATCACTCGCTGATAATACCCTGAAGATTCCCCAGGATCATGCCATCAAGGAGATCCTTGAGAATATCCTCTGTCCGCATCTTGTCCGCGACGAGATGTTTCTGATAGGACCGGCATATCTCTTCTGCAGATGTCTCGGGCTTGATGAGAACCTCTCCATGACACCCTCCTGGGAAGGAGAGATTCCCGGTGTCAGCCTTGATCTCGTTATGCATCTCTCCGGACTCAGACTCAGGTCAAAGGCAGGTACACGGATAGGGGGACGAATGGGACGGCCTGGCAAATCAAAGCCGCGTGAGATGAAACCTGCTCCCCATGTACTCTTCCCGGTCGGTGAAGGGGGAGGCTCAAGGCGTTCTCTTCAGGAGGCTGGAAAGCACACCTACAAGGCAAATACTGACGGGGGAATCCTTCAGCTTGAGATGGGAGTTCGTCGTTGTCCTGCCTGCAGGACCGAGACCTATCTGAACAAGTGCAGTTGCGGAGCACATACTATCCCGGTGATTGCCTGTCCCCGCTGTGGCATTGAAGTGGGAGAGGGAACCTGTCCACAGTGCGGGGTCCCCGGAACCTGTGTTCGTGAATACACGATCAATGTCAAGCAACAGTACCTGAAGGCACTCGAAAATCTCGGGGTCAGAGAGCAGGTTGGAGATCTGGTGAAAGGCGTCAAAGGCCTGGTCTCAAGACTCAAGCCTGTTGAACTACTTGAGAAAGGAGTCCTCAGATCCCTCAACGAACTCTTTGTCTTCAAGGATGGCACGGTAAGGTTTGATATTATCGATATGCCTCTGACTCATTTCCGCCCTCGTGAGATCAGTGTCCCGGTCGAACGGCTGGTTGAGATAGGGTATACCCATGACATCTATGGCAGGGAACTGACTGACCGGGAGCAGATCCTGGAGCTCCCTCCCCAGGATATCCTGGTTCCTGAAGGATGCGGAGACTACCTGCTTGCCTGCACCAAGTTCATAGACCAGCTGCTCGTGAAGGTGTATGGTCTTGAACCGTTTTACAACTGTGAGAAGAGGAGCGACCTCATCGGCCATCTCATAATCGGACTTGCTCCCCATACGAGTGCAGGAGTGCTTGTCCGCCTGATTGGATTTTCAAAGGCAAATGTCGGGTATGGGCATCCCTTCTTCCATGCAGCAAAACGGCGGAACTGCTTCTTTGGCGATACCCTGATAGAGATCGGGGATGAGACCGGGATCCATGCCGTTCCGATCCGACAGTTCGTACTTGAACGGCTCGATCTCTCACAGGCCGGTGTTGACAGTATCGGGACTTTTTACGCAGATCCGACCCGGCCTGCCTATGCCAGAAGTATAGACACCTCGGGTATGCCCCATATTCGCAAAGTAACTTCAATCTCGGTGCACCGGTCTCCACAGAACCTGATTAAATTCGTAACTGCACGGGGAAAAGAACTCATAGTCACACCCGACCATGCGATGCTTGTCTGGGATGTTGATTACCTGCGAAAGATCCGTGCCCTGGAGGTGAAGGTAGGAGATGCAGTCCCTATCTGGGAAGGTGGTGTGGTCATATCTGACCGCATTGCCACGATCGATTATGTCCAGTCTCCTGACGAAAGGGTCTACTGTCTAACTGTAGATCGGGATCACAACGTTGTGGCGAATGGTATCTTCACCGGGCAGTGTGATGGTGATGAGGATTGTGTCATGCTCCTGCTTGACGGGCTGATCAACTTCTCCCGGGCATTCCTTCCCGAGACCCGTGGTGGATCAATGGACGCTCCGCTCGTGCTCAGCAGCAGGATCGACCCGACTGAGATCGACAAGGAGAGTCATAACCTGGATGTCTGTGATGGATATCCGCTTGAAATGTACCTCAAGGCACTCGAGTATGCCCACCCGAAGGATGTTGAAGGTTTAATCGACCGTGTTGAGAAGCGGCTTGGGAAAGAGAATCAGATAGAGGGGTTCTTCTTCACCCATGATACCTCTGACATCTCAGCCGGCCCGCTTGACACTATGTATACTCAGCTCCAGTCGATGGTTGACAAGCTCAACTGTGAACTTGAACTAGCAAAAAAGATCAAAGCGGTTGACGAGCATGACGTGGCTGAACGGGTTTTGCAGACCCATTTCATCCGTGACCTTCAGGGGAACCTTGGGGCATTTGCAAAACAGAAGTTCAGATGCACAAAGTGCAATACCAGTTACCGCCGGATGCCTCTTTCAGGAAAGTGCCGGTGTGGCGGAACGGTGATCCCGACCGTACATGAGGGTTCGGTGAAGAAATACCTGAAGATGTCACAGGAAATCTGTGAGGATTTCAATATCTCCGAATATACAAGGCAGCGTGTTGAGGTTATCAACATGAACATCGAGTCAACCTTCGGCGAAGAGAAGATAGAGCAACTCGGGCTTGCTGATTTCATGTAATTTTCCGGGTTTTCAGTTTATTACCCAAGACTCCTTTATAGTATCAGGTTAATTCTCGTACATCAGATGTACGATCTCACGGCTCTTAGAGAGGAGTTCCCGGTCCTTGAAGAGGTCATCTACCTTGACAACGCTGCAACTACCCAGACTCCGGTCCGGTCAGTTGAGGCTATCTGCGATTTCTTTTATGAGTATGCCGGAAATTATGGGAGGGGCACACACCGGCTTGCCAGAGAGACAACTATCAGGTGTGAGGAGAGCAGAGAAGAACTTGCGACATTTCTCGGAGCTTATCCTGAACAGATCATCTGGACCGGGAATACCACAGGGGCAATAAATCTTGTTTCACAGGGACTTGCATGGAAGAAAGGCGATGAAGTGCTCTGCACTGCCCTTGAGCATCACTCCAATCTTCTCCCCTGGATGGCGCTTAAGAAACGGGGAGTGAAGATTGGTATCATCCCCCATGAAGGAGGATATGTCGATCCCGACTCTGTGAGTGATATGATCACCGGAAAGACCCGCGTTGTTGCAGTCACCCAGATGTCAAATGTCACCGGGACTATTCAGCCGGTTGACGAGATAGCTGACATTGTCCATGATGCCGGTGCAGTCATCGTGGTTGATGGTGCACAGTCGGTTGGACATATTCCGGTTGATATCACCAAGATGGATTACCTGGCTATAGCAGGGCATAAAGGTCTCCTTGGTCCACAGGGAGTTGGTGCCCTCTATGCCGAGGATCCTGCAACGTTGTCAGAAAGCCAGTATGGTGGCGGAACAGTCACCTCAGTCTCATTTGAGGAAGTAACACTCCGTCCTGTTCCTGCACGGCTTGAGCCAGGAACACCAAACATTCCGGGAATTATCGGGATGGGTCCTGCTATCAGACTGGTCGATGAACTAGGCGCTGAAGCGATCGCCGATCATGAAGAGGCACTGGGGACTGCTCTATTTGATGCCCTGGAAGAGATTGGCCTGGTTGATATCTTCAGCCCGAGAGGAACTCCGGTTCTCTCGTTCGGTGTCCAGGGTCTACACCCGGATCTTGTTGCAACCCGGCTTGATGATATGGCAGCAATCTGTGTGAGGAGTGGTATGCACTGTGCAGAACCGTATGCCCGATCTTTCTGCGACCAGGGAACCGTCAGGGCGTCGGTTGCCTGTTATAATACAGAGGAGGAAGTCATGATTCTCGCAGACACACTTCGGGAAATGCTTGATGAATGGGATCCGGATTCTGAACCTGATTATGTCCCGGAACCTGATCCCTGGGAAAAGAGTAAGTGTCCCTGATTTCTGCAACCGGGAAGATTATCACACGTCAGAATGAAGAGTACCGTATGAAGTACGTTCTGGTGCCAGGTATTCTGGTACTCATCTGTATATTATTCATCACTCCTACGCAGGCCGGCCCGGTGAACCTTTCAATTACCGGAGCATCCGAGCAGGGGGGGTATATCTCCACTGACATTCTCTTCTCTCCGGGAACAGCGGGTATGGACGGGTATCTTACTTTGTGGTTCAATACCCCGGATGGAGATTGTAAGAACGCAAAGCTCCTCACCTGGAAGACTCTCTCTTCGGGAGCTGAACCCGGGACAGTTCACATGGAATCAGCGGTTCCTGTTGATGTGACTCCGGGAACGTATACAATCTCTGCGATCTACGGGACCGGGACATCATTTCCATCCTCGTGCGATAAAGGAACTTCTGCATCATCCACCGTGGTTGTTTCAACCCCGGGTCAGGCCGGTCATGATATGGCAGGGAAACTTGCAGCAAGTGGTGCATCATCTACTGGTCCCAAATATGCAATAGACACAATATCTGGTATTGACACGGCAGTACGGGTAGAGCCTGGTTCAGGGATTAAACCGGGAGTGACAATACGAAACCTTGGTGCTGATGATACCTCTGCGGGCCAGGTGGAGGTGCATGCCTTTCTCGGCGGCAATGAACTGATTCCGGTGGATGCAGTGATCAGCCCGATGAAATCAGGAGAAGCTAAAGAAGAGAGCCTTTCTTTTACGGTTCCCGGATATATCCCGCAGCAGAGTTACCCGTTCTTTTTGATTATTGATCCACGGGGCGATCATGGGCTTGTTGATCCTGAATCGAACCTGAAACGGACCGGTGGAAAGATGAGTGTTGCAATTGAGGATCCCGGTGTCGGGTGCGGGTGTCACCAGTAGGGCTCACGTACGGGTAACTTACTAATATTTCACAGAACAACAGTTTAGGGTCAGCGTGGTGTGGATACCTATTCACACTATTCCTATTCTTGTGCGGGGATAGCCAAGTGGTCAACGGCGAACGCCTCAAGAGCGTTTCTCATAGGAGTTCAGGGGTTCGACTCCCTTTCCCCGCATGAATCCGCCCAATCGTGTTCATATGTTGTTATCCGGATTCAACGTCTGTGTACTCTTTGGTATCGATCTTTGTGACAAAGAACCCTTTGTAGATCTCCTCCTCATGGTTCCGGGTGATAACCCGGATGAGCAAAGGACCTGACCATGAAACAGTCCTCATGTTCTTGACGGAGGATGGCCTGTTGTTCAGGTCTGTAATGCTCGGATAATTCATTCAGGTATCTCACCTGGATGGTTCTTCATCGCGGCTCTGTAATCATCTGCGACATATCGGAATTTTTCGGAAGGAATGCGGAACATTCCACCATGAAAATGAGTGCTATACCGGTCTCTAAAGAAGTATATCTTAGTAATAATAATTATTTTAGTACATACTACGGAATATGTGAATGTATGGAGTAGGGATTTGTGATCACATCCTGGCATGTGACCATATATGTGAATTCTGAAGTTCCGCCAGGATAGATCCATGACCCGGATCTGACGGTATATGGTCCCCTGTTTTACATTTAGAACGAGATACGTCCGAAGACATGTTCCGCTCTATTCCCGCAGAAGAAATATTACCTCCGTAGGGAGGTGATCGCTCCGCTCACATCATGACCTGTGATTATACAGAGAACGAGAAGGGTTTGGTACTGGTCATGAAGAGATGGGTTCAAAGGGTGAACCACCAAGATTGGGAATCTGCATGAGAATGAGTTCCCGGAACAGGTCAGGATTATTTCTATCCGGTTATTACCCGGTTTACCGTGGACCCTAGGCAGGATATGGGGCAGAATCCTCATCGGGGTGGGGAGCGAGCAGCGAAGCTGCAAGCGAAAGAGGACTGGTGGAGTTCTTCAGTCTTGCATCGTCTGTGGAAGGAGACCTACCATGTACAGACAGTATCTCGCTCACCAACTACGATGTTGATTCCCCGGACAATGCTGGAAACCTGGGCAGAAGGAATCGCCGCATTAATTTTCAACCGCTTTTCCAGCATCATCATGAGTCCGGATACTCCGGTCCGATCGCCTGATTCGTCATATACAGATCACCACCTCCTGAAAGATATTGGTCTTGTCGGGCCGAAAGGCCCGATTTAAAAAAGAGTACCTGACTTATTTTAAGCCTGTAATCACAGGGTATTTTCCAGTTCCGCTGCTTCCTGCTCACGGCCCTGGAGGCGGTATGCAGCAGCGAGGACCGGGATTATTTCATCCAATGGTAGTGCCTGCTTTTTGAGAAGTTTCTCACAGATACCAACGGCCCGTTTCGGTAATCCCGCTTTATTCATGTATGCTGCACTGAGAATCATTGCATTCTCTTCAGGGTACCCGACTGACACCGCCCGGTCAATCAGAGCAAGGCATCCCTTTACATCCCTATTCATCAGCCGCTCATATGCCCTGATGAGATGAACCCCGTCATGATTTTCTCCCTCCTCCATGAAATGACGCAGGGATACGATATCATCAAGCCGGCCGGATTTCAGGGCCATGTCAAAGATAATTTCGACATCCTCGAATAATACATGGTTACGGACATATCCCGATACCAACTCGAACGCCTCATCATACCGGCTTTCTGAAAGCAGTGATTCAAGTTCATGGTCTTCTTCCCAGCCTTCATCATCCTCATAGCTGTCATACCGCCAACCGGGCCTGAACTTATGAAAATCCGGGATTTTTCCCGGGACTATCCCCTCAGATATATGCAGGTCCGGGTTATCCTTGAGGATTACCCGGATAAGAGATGAGGCCTGCTCCTGGAACTCGGTCAGCATGATCCATTCAAGGGGTCCCAGGATCAGGTCATCACGGTGAAGAACAATACTCCTGATCTCGGCTAGGAGGTTGGAGTCTGGAATCCCTGCCACCATTCCCTGGATTAGCAACTGCCTGACGAGGTATTCCCTTGTACTATCACGGAGGTCCTCGAGGATCTCTTCAGCCCCTTGGCGAAGGATATCAGTAGTAAAGAGATGTATGGCAAGAAATTCCTATACTATTTTTGTAGCAGTTCCTGACATGAGAACCGCTATCCAGAGACCCGGAAGTACAGCCTCTCCCCCCTCATCACACATATAGGGAGTAAGGTATCCTTCCAGGAAATCGCCGTTATAGAGGTGGAGAGACCTGATAAGTGAGTACGCTTCCTCCTCCCTTCCGGGTATGATATTATCCCGGATAAGGAGACGGACCCCTTCAATCCGTTCCCGAAACGGATGATACGTAAGCAAAGAATAATCATCAGGATCCTGGACAAAAGCAACATCGGCACGGCTATCCCCAAGTTTCTCTTCCGAGCAGGGCAGCCCACCGCAAGGCCGCCTCCCCTTCATTTCCGATCCTTCCGGCAGCCAGAAATCCATATATTTTATCCTTGAGTGATTCTGAAGTCCCGGGCACGTATGAACGGAAAATTTCCTCTGAGGAGATGGTATCTCCAACCCGGCGGCAGTGATCTGCATACCGGAACCTGAAGATCGGATAATCCATGATACGGGAGTCATGTGAGATCAGGGAGATTGCAGCCTGATCATCATGGAGGGAAGTCAGCAGGGCTTCAAGTGAGAAGAATGCAGGATAAAAATCATCATCCTCTTCAATCAGGCCCCGTACATCTGTACAGATATCGGAGATTTTTTTTGATCCTGACTGGTCTCCGAGGAGATCAAAGCCATCTGATAAAACCCTGACATTATCCTTGTTACCAAAAAAGGAGTGCATATATCCAATGCAGATATTTCATGAATACTACTTATGCAATCCCTTGTGTCGGGATTGATTGGAAGAGGTTGTCCAGTGTGAAGAATCTCACTGGACAACCTCCCGGGAAGAACCCAATCATATGGCGGGTATTTATATCCCACCCTCTCAAAAACGATGATAACGCATGATCTCAGTCAATGGAGCAACTCTCCAGGAAATAGAGACTATGAGGATAACGTATCTCAGTTCTCTTCCTGAATTTCAGGATTTATATCTGGAACTACAGATCCCCTATGCTGATGTAGTGATTCTCTCTCATTGTGGGACCATTATCGGCTATGCGATCATGAAGGGGGGAGTGATGCTTGAATTTTTCGTAAAGGACACTTTCGGGTCTGATATTAATTTACATTTTCCAGAGATTGTCAAAACCTGCAATGTTGAAAGAATACTAGTTCAATCGTTTGATCAGGTATTGATGAAATGCTGCTCCCGGATGAACTCGTATCACGAGGTTGGTCTCATCTATCGTGATTTCACTCAAGTAACAATACTCAGGGATCCAGATATCTCGTTTCGGCTGGCAACCCTTCAGGATCTGTCGTTTCTTCAGATGCAGGAGGATGAGGTTTTTGAACCAAAAGATATGATCTCTACTGCAATCGAGAAGAGTGAGATCGTTCTTTGCCTGAGCGGGGAAATGATCCTCGGTTGTGGATTTATTACCCGGATTCACCCGAAATGGGCGTATTATGATGTCGGTGTCTGGGTAAGCCCCGAATTCAGATTGCATGGGTATGCAACCCGGATCTTATCCTGGTTAAAGGACACCTGTGTTAATAACTGCTGGATTCCGGTATGTGGCTGTGGAGTCGAGAATATTGGTTCGCAGCGGACAATTGAAAAGAACGGATTCATCAGTAATCACCGGCTCCTCTCTTTTAATGTCGGTCACCATGATAACCTGACCTCCCGAACGACGAGGACTTCCTCTACTGTCTCACCCTCTGAGTGACATCCCGGAAGAGCGGGGCAACTGATAAAAAAAATCGCCATCTTCGGTGTCTTCTTCGACGACGACTTTCAGATTCATACGGTCATAGTCAGGTGTTGAGATTTAATAGTTTCCGCTATATGGAAATGTGAAAGAGAAAAGAAATTACCTGGATGCTCTAGTCGATTTGTGATTACAATATTTTTCTATCAGTGCTAAAAAAAGAAGTCATTCGTATTGATTCATGGGTTCATAATGAAAGAGTTCAAAAGGGGATTTTATACAGGATTAACATTACAGTTAGCGATAGGGCCTGTATTTTTCTTTATCATTAATTTGACTCTACAAAAAACAATTTTTGATGGATTTGCAGGTGTTCTGGCCGTCACAGTTGTTGATTATTTTTTTATAATAATCTCAATTCTTGGAGTCGGTACATTACTCAAAGAAACTAAATTTAAAAGAGTTTTTGGGTATGTAAGCTCTGTTGTTTTGATACTATTCGGAAGTCTCATTTTAAAAGGAATATTATTCAGCACTGTTACAGTTTCAAAAATATCATCGGGAGCAGATATCCTGACAAGTTTTGTATCAGTGTTTTTGATTACAATTTCCAGTCCGATGACAATTATTTTTTTCACAAGTCTGTTTACTGCAAAGGTAGTTGAATACAACTACTCAAAAAAGGAGTTAATTTCTTTCGGATTCGGCACTGGCTTTGCGACTTTCATATTCATGGGATTATCTGTAATTATTTTTTCCTTTATTGGCAGTTTCGTTCCATTAATTATTATACAAATCCTCAATTGTGTTGTTGGTATGTTATTAATCGGGTATGGTATTCAGAGATTAGCCATAAACATAAAAGAATGAGACACCCGGTATGATCATAGATAACTTCGCGATCCTTTTCTTTTATGCATAGGTTACGAAACCCATCTGACATACCTGAAATAACTTTTTTGACATCTCCGGATGATAGTCGAATTACAATGGAGAAAATATTTCTAGATTATTCCCTTTTTGTATGATATGATTGTCTTTGATACACCGGGTCCCGAGAATACATCTGCTATTGTAGGTATTATCAAAAAAGAATCACACCGGTGTGATTACATCGTGGTTGCCTCAATTACCGGATCAAGTGCCTTACAGATCGCGGAAACATCGCCGGGAAGACCGATTATCTGTGTGACCTGTCCCCAGGGGATGTACTGGGAGGTGGATCAGATGAACCATGATCTGTTTGCAACAAATCCCGGACTCAGATCAATTCGTGATGAATGGATTCGGGATGGAAAGAAACGGATTCCCATGGAGATAACCGCTGATAATCAGAAAAAACTGGATGCACTACAGATCCCGGTTGTAAAGGGAACGATTCCCTTTTTTGGTCCAAGTTTTTCAATCCGGCTTCATCTACAGCAGGTAACATCCCTGGATATTATTGCCAAAACTCTGGAATTGATCTCACCCGGAACCCTGGTCTGCCTGGAAAGTGTTCTGATGGCTACCGATGCCGGGGTAATACCGGAAGGAGTCAGGGTGATGGCCTGTGCCGGCACCGAACGGGGACTGGATACCTGCTGGATTATCAGAAGTGCGGCTTCTGCAAACCTTTTCCATCCTGAACGTGGTGCACGGCTGATTGAACTTCTTGCAAAGCCGGGTGTCGCAGAAACACCTGATATCTCGATTGAATATCTCCGGTAAATGAAAAATTTGTGAATATTAAAACCGGTTTATTATCCATCAGTTTTGATTAGATATTCCTGTTGGACCGACCTGATCCGGGTTCCAGGAATCATTCTGAATAGAGGATGTATAGAGGATCATTTGGGACAAACTCTTCTATCCGGATGAATATGTGTGAACTCTATTGAGGATCTTCTCATCTTTTCTTGAGGGTTGGTTCACCTATATGACAGTATTAAATCAAGGGACGAGAAATAAGGATACTACCTGCCTGAATCATTATTGTTCTGGATACATTATGACAGATATTGTCCTGGTGCACGGGGGAAATATGTCTACCCGGACATGGAACCTTCTCACAACCGGAGATCCGGTTGTTACCGAAGATGGGAGACTGGGAGCCCGGTACTGGGAAGGAACGATTGCTGCACTCTCAAAAGAGCATCACCGGGTCTTTGCACCCTCTCTCACTGACGAACTAGTCGGAAGTCTGAAAGGACACATTGAAGAAGTAATCGCTGTTATCAGTGAAAACAACCTGCACCATGTCATGCTTGTCGGGCATAGTTATGGTGGAATGGTGATCACCGGGGTGGCTGCAGCGATGGTGGATAATATCAGTCATCTTGTGTACCTGGACGCAGCAGTTCCCGATCCCGGTGATTCTCTGTATTCACTTCTGAAACAGGGGCTCCGATCATCTGGAGAGCAGGTTCTCATCCCGGACCCGGCACCTCCATACGTGGAGACCCTGGATTTTGATCCACAGATTATCCGGTCAATTCCAAAGACCTATATTTTCTGTACAAAAAGTGAATATCTGGCCGTAACAGGTATCGCCAGAAAAAAGATCGAGGCCAGTCCGGATAGCTGGGAGTTTGTGGAGTTATTGTCATCACACGTTCCCATGGCTGATAAGCCTGATGAGATATACCGCCTGTTAATCGGGATAGCGTCCGGGATTGATGTTTGAAACTAGCTAAAAACCCCAATTGTGAGATTCTAGTATAAATATTCTCTATAAACACCGTTATGAGAATTTGGGGTTTTTACTATTCTCATAAATAAAAAAGAACAAAATTTGATAATCTATGAGTGTAGATAATTTTTCGAGATGTATGCATGTTTAATAAACTAATATACTTTGATGAAGGATCTGCTATAGATTATCTTTACATAAAACATGGTGGTCAAATAAATCATTTAAAAGAAAAAAAAGAAGAAACTGATGAAAAAACTGTATTAGATGCCCAAGGTCAAATGGGTTTTGGAACAGGGATTTTATCGAACTTAATGCCCTTTTTGAAAGCAAATCTTGAGGTAAAAGGGGGTGTTGAATATAATAAAATTGGGGAATCAATAATTAGAACATTTGTTACCAACACTATTTTATCTGACTTTACTAATGAACCCGATCTGGAAAATTCATTTATCAAACTAGAAGGATACAAGTTGAAGGCTTATCCCAATTCATTTTCTTATATTAAAATGTATTCTCCTTACTTTAGTATGTTTAAAATTGAAACATTAAACGATATGCCGATAATTTTCCAAAAAATTGATGAGGCTTTAGAAAAAGGTAGGGGATATTATGAATTAATAGCAGAAGATTCTGAAGGTACAAAGATACTTAAATTTAATTTAAAAGCATTTAGAAATAATTATTCTCTCGTTGATTTGACTAAAATGGATTTAACATACTTTGCAGTGAAAGTGGGAAAGATGAATGTTCATGATTTAGATCCTAAGAATGAATTTAATGTTACCCCTAATTTTGGAAGTAATGATATTGCTGATATTATTCATGAAGAAGATAATATTGGATTGGATTCAACATCAGATAACAATTTGTTAGATGTATATGATGTAATATTGGCAGGAATCCAACAATAATGGAAAAAATTGTTTTATATTACGGTCCTAATATCGGATTTAAGAAGTACATTCAAGAAGAAACTGATGAATCTGACATTACAACTACCCTCTCATCAGTAGTTAGAAAAATCGATGAATTTAAAAATATTTTCAAATTTATCTCTGAAAATCCTGACGAATCAAAAATCCAAGATATTCAACTTATTAGAGTTGGTAATCTAATTTCTTCTTCAGATGAATATGCTGGTATTCAAGAGCATGCAATTTTAAATTTTGAGATTTTACTTTCTAAACTTGAAATAAAAAACATATATTTTCAAAATCCTCCAAAGCACATATCAGATATATTTAATGCAAGTTATCCCGATATTACAGAGATTGAAAAATATTGCTATGTACCGATCGATGAACGAAAAATATATACTATACACGAAAATTTTGATAAGAGGATTATTGGTCAACCAAAGGCAAAAAAATCATTACTAAGATCATTAGTTCGCCTTACTTATCAAAAAAATAAAAAACCACTTGTAATCCTTTTTTATGGCCCCTCTGGTGTTGGAAAAACAGAAACCGCAAAATATTTAGCAGAAATATTAGGTGGACAATTATTTAGAAAACAATTTTCAATGTTTCAAAATAATGATTATATATATTATTTATTTGGAGGAGAGCATTCTAAAAATAGTTTTGCGAAAGAAATTCTTGAAAGAGAA
Protein-coding regions in this window:
- a CDS encoding DNA-directed DNA polymerase II large subunit, whose protein sequence is MADISPHMQKYYDRLNAGLARAMEVAGQARKVGIDPETVVEIPIANDLADRVEAQVGIKGVAACIRDLESRMSREEASLKIGDVFATRKFGETDNEQILDHTIRTSMALVTEGVVSAPIEGIAKVAIKKNDDGTEYLSIYYAGPIRSAGGTAQALSVLVGDYVRSLLGLNRYIPRPEEVERYVEEIRQYNSIMSLQYLPSPEEIRMIIQNCPVCIDGEPTEREEVSGYRNLERVETNTVRGGMALVIAEGLILKAPKVMRNVKKMKMSGWDWLENLMQSTTPSGSDHEEKEVGIHPKDKFLRDLIGGRPVFAYPMRKGGFRLVYGRSRNTGLAAGGLHPATLHILGDFLAVGTQMKTERPGKAAGISPVDSIQGPTVRLINGDVLRIDDAKQAREISPQVASILDVGEILLSYGEFMENNHVLVPCAYCEAWWHLEGGVGHPTSEEEALSCCEAGAYLHPDFTLLWDDAKPEEIRELAEYINKHGSLADNTLKIPQDHAIKEILENILCPHLVRDEMFLIGPAYLFCRCLGLDENLSMTPSWEGEIPGVSLDLVMHLSGLRLRSKAGTRIGGRMGRPGKSKPREMKPAPHVLFPVGEGGGSRRSLQEAGKHTYKANTDGGILQLEMGVRRCPACRTETYLNKCSCGAHTIPVIACPRCGIEVGEGTCPQCGVPGTCVREYTINVKQQYLKALENLGVREQVGDLVKGVKGLVSRLKPVELLEKGVLRSLNELFVFKDGTVRFDIIDMPLTHFRPREISVPVERLVEIGYTHDIYGRELTDREQILELPPQDILVPEGCGDYLLACTKFIDQLLVKVYGLEPFYNCEKRSDLIGHLIIGLAPHTSAGVLVRLIGFSKANVGYGHPFFHAAKRRNCFFGDTLIEIGDETGIHAVPIRQFVLERLDLSQAGVDSIGTFYADPTRPAYARSIDTSGMPHIRKVTSISVHRSPQNLIKFVTARGKELIVTPDHAMLVWDVDYLRKIRALEVKVGDAVPIWEGGVVISDRIATIDYVQSPDERVYCLTVDRDHNVVANGIFTGQCDGDEDCVMLLLDGLINFSRAFLPETRGGSMDAPLVLSSRIDPTEIDKESHNLDVCDGYPLEMYLKALEYAHPKDVEGLIDRVEKRLGKENQIEGFFFTHDTSDISAGPLDTMYTQLQSMVDKLNCELELAKKIKAVDEHDVAERVLQTHFIRDLQGNLGAFAKQKFRCTKCNTSYRRMPLSGKCRCGGTVIPTVHEGSVKKYLKMSQEICEDFNISEYTRQRVEVINMNIESTFGEEKIEQLGLADFM
- a CDS encoding LysE family transporter; translation: MKEFKRGFYTGLTLQLAIGPVFFFIINLTLQKTIFDGFAGVLAVTVVDYFFIIISILGVGTLLKETKFKRVFGYVSSVVLILFGSLILKGILFSTVTVSKISSGADILTSFVSVFLITISSPMTIIFFTSLFTAKVVEYNYSKKELISFGFGTGFATFIFMGLSVIIFSFIGSFVPLIIIQILNCVVGMLLIGYGIQRLAINIKE
- a CDS encoding aminotransferase class V-fold PLP-dependent enzyme, which encodes MYDLTALREEFPVLEEVIYLDNAATTQTPVRSVEAICDFFYEYAGNYGRGTHRLARETTIRCEESREELATFLGAYPEQIIWTGNTTGAINLVSQGLAWKKGDEVLCTALEHHSNLLPWMALKKRGVKIGIIPHEGGYVDPDSVSDMITGKTRVVAVTQMSNVTGTIQPVDEIADIVHDAGAVIVVDGAQSVGHIPVDITKMDYLAIAGHKGLLGPQGVGALYAEDPATLSESQYGGGTVTSVSFEEVTLRPVPARLEPGTPNIPGIIGMGPAIRLVDELGAEAIADHEEALGTALFDALEEIGLVDIFSPRGTPVLSFGVQGLHPDLVATRLDDMAAICVRSGMHCAEPYARSFCDQGTVRASVACYNTEEEVMILADTLREMLDEWDPDSEPDYVPEPDPWEKSKCP
- a CDS encoding GNAT family N-acetyltransferase; the protein is MISVNGATLQEIETMRITYLSSLPEFQDLYLELQIPYADVVILSHCGTIIGYAIMKGGVMLEFFVKDTFGSDINLHFPEIVKTCNVERILVQSFDQVLMKCCSRMNSYHEVGLIYRDFTQVTILRDPDISFRLATLQDLSFLQMQEDEVFEPKDMISTAIEKSEIVLCLSGEMILGCGFITRIHPKWAYYDVGVWVSPEFRLHGYATRILSWLKDTCVNNCWIPVCGCGVENIGSQRTIEKNGFISNHRLLSFNVGHHDNLTSRTTRTSSTVSPSE